The proteins below come from a single Mya arenaria isolate MELC-2E11 chromosome 6, ASM2691426v1 genomic window:
- the LOC128238176 gene encoding zinc finger protein 345-like isoform X1 codes for MFLRYLEVVKKMEFEGEDFTCSLCERSYDSKEALLRHEKLHFRERSFECHICNKTFYTEGYLKDHVQRHSGIKKYQCDLCDKSFANPGYLKVHKQWHNNERNRECFVCKKRFLHATSYQLHMRTHTNERPVACDICGKMWKSASDKNRHKKTVHSDERPYPCKMCDKAFKTSAGLTSHIEVHKDVKRTAKCDLCGKTVRLYGLSQHKKDHFAEKVFACTLCPKKFKSKHQLNMHQPTHTGEQKYECDICGMAFSFNANRNRHRKTHEENRCYRCDVCGHGFRNKSTLRTHMWIHTREVKKFKCHLCIASFPVQHHLNVHMRLHTPSHKYACELCGVRYTNKTALMTHNLMHEAENVSGNKKRKKLAYNELRRLSKDDESETYFSKRRKRKTKAKLNLNRNRKKTYLKFENDEHEDGNRKIEPSSKQKIFHKCFLCKKRYFGLPNYKIHLQFHTQNEIVKCVICSKICRTKEALKGHMEIHGTWKPLICPFCDHRFKTYASIEKHMNSHTNEKKFKCDYCLKEFKYLAGIRKHAYRHVAEYTFQCGVCGARFSNKQGLLRHRSNHANLARAVKAEMQVEDVVSFEKDFTDKDDSTSLRTQTMFQQDEMKADVPDLDSLLENCIVNQDSEASMDKDCETLDETNKLTDIADVNLQNLSNDQDKKIALSTDDSDSSSYDITSKGMNGDEWNMGDSEMFINTADLDNLDEILVKNSLKDTVDEQSILQSQDRNAIVENMPNPMIAETNRNSGSFMIDTESELDKQENARELNGIDLECHKTGQNLYIVKAELDED; via the exons ATGTTTCTGCGTTAT TTGGAAGTCGTAAAGAAGATGGAATTTGAGGGTGAAGACTTCACATGCTCGTTGTGTGAAAGGTCCTATGACTCTAAGGAGGCTCTGTTACGCCATGAAAAACTGCACTTCAGGGAGCGTTCATTCGAATGCCATATCTGTAACAAGACTTTCTACACTGAGGGATATTTGAAAGATCATGTACAGCGTCATTCAGGTATTAAGAAATATCAGTGCGATCTATGTGATAAGTCTTTTGCGAATCCCGGTTACCTGAAAGTTCACAAACAGTGGCATAACAATGAGCGCAATAGGGAATGCTTTGTGTGTAAGAAGAGGTTTTTACATGCTACAAGTTATCAGTTACACATGCGAACGCACACCAATGAGCGTCCTGTGGCTTGTGATATATGTGGGAAAATGTGGAAATCTGCTTCGGACAAAAATCGCCATAAGAAAACAGTCCATAGCGATGAAAGGCCATATCCGTGCAAAATGTGCGATAAAGCGTTCAAGACGTCTGCTGGTCTTACGTCCCACATTGAAGTCCATAAAGATGTGAAACGAACTGCAAAATGTGATCTGTGTGGTAAAACTGTTCGCCTTTATGGATTAAGCCAGCATAAGAAAGACCATTTTGCTGAGAAGGTGTTTGCTTGCACACTTTGTCCAAAAAAGTTCAAGTCTAAACACCAGCTTAATATGCACCAACCCACACACACAGGGGAACAAAAATATGAGTGCGATATTTGTGGAATGGCATTTAGTTTCAACGCAAACAGAAATAGACACAGAAAAACCCATGAGGAGAACAGGTGCTACCGTTGTGATGTTTGCGGACATGGGTTCAGAAATAAGTCCACGCTTAGGACACATATGTGGATTCATACTCGTGAGGTTAAAAAATTCAAGTGCCATCTTTGTATTGCATCTTTCCCCGTACAACATCATCTGAATGTTCACATGAGGCTTCATACACCAAGTCACAAATACGCTTGCGAATTATGTGGGGTTCGCTACACAAACAAAACAGCTTTGATGACGCACAACTTGATGCACGAAGCGGAGAATGTTTCAGGTAATAAGAAGAGAAAGAAATTGGCTTACAATGAACTAAGAAGATTATCCAAAGATGATGagtctgaaacatattttagcaaaaGACGCAAAAGAAAAACTAAAGCAAAGTTGAATCTTAACAGAAACAGAAAGAAgacttatttaaaatttgaaaatgatgaacatgaggatggaaatagaaaaattgaACCATCctcaaaacagaaaatatttcacaaatgcTTCCTTTGTAAAAAGAGGTACTTCGGTTTACCCAATTACAAAATTCACTTACAGTTTCATActcaaaatgaaattgttaaatgtGTGATTTGCAGCAAAATATGTAGAACAAAAGAGGCTTTAAAAGGACACATGGAAATACATGGAACTTGGAAACCGCTGATTTGCCCATTTTGTGATCATCGGTTCAAGACTTACGCGAGCATTGAGAAACATATGAATAGTCATACAAATGAGAAGAAATTTAAGTGTGATTACTGCTTAAAAGAGTTCAAGTACCTTGCTGGTATAAGGAAGCATGCTTATAGGCATGTGGCTGAGTATACGTTTCAGTGTGGCGTGTGTGGTGCCAGGTTTTCAAACAAACAGGGACTGTTGCGACATCGGTCAAACCATGCTAACTTGGCAAGGGCTGTGAAAGCTGAAATGCAGGTAGAAGAtgtggtatcatttgaaaaggaCTTCACTGACAAAGATGATAGTACATCACTGAGGACACAGACAATGTTTCAACAAGATGAAATGAAAGCTGATGTTCCGGATTTAGACAGTCTTTTGGAAAATTGTATCGTAAATCAAGACAGTGAAGCAAGTATGGATAAAGATTGTGAAACATTGGATGAAACAAACAAGTTAACTGATATAGCTGATGTTAATTTACAAAACTTGTCCAATGACCAAGATAAAAAGATAGCACTTTCTACAGATGACAGCGACTCTAGCAGTTATGATATTACATCAAAGGGAATGAATGGTGATGAATGGAATATGGGTGACagtgaaatgtttataaacactGCTGATCTAGACAATCTTGATGAAATTCTAGTCAAAAATAGTCTCAAAGACACAGTTGATGAACAAAGCATACTGCAATCACAAGATAGAAATGCAATTGTTGAAAACATGCCTAATCCAATGATAGCTGAAACCAACAGAAACAGTGGAAGCTTCATGATTGATACTGAATCAGAATTGGACAAGCAAGAGAATGCAAGAGAACTGAATGGCATTGATCTTGAATGCCACAAAACTGGACAGAATTTGTACATTGTCAAGGCTGAACTGGACGAAGactaa
- the LOC128238176 gene encoding zinc finger protein 345-like isoform X2, with protein sequence MEFEGEDFTCSLCERSYDSKEALLRHEKLHFRERSFECHICNKTFYTEGYLKDHVQRHSGIKKYQCDLCDKSFANPGYLKVHKQWHNNERNRECFVCKKRFLHATSYQLHMRTHTNERPVACDICGKMWKSASDKNRHKKTVHSDERPYPCKMCDKAFKTSAGLTSHIEVHKDVKRTAKCDLCGKTVRLYGLSQHKKDHFAEKVFACTLCPKKFKSKHQLNMHQPTHTGEQKYECDICGMAFSFNANRNRHRKTHEENRCYRCDVCGHGFRNKSTLRTHMWIHTREVKKFKCHLCIASFPVQHHLNVHMRLHTPSHKYACELCGVRYTNKTALMTHNLMHEAENVSGNKKRKKLAYNELRRLSKDDESETYFSKRRKRKTKAKLNLNRNRKKTYLKFENDEHEDGNRKIEPSSKQKIFHKCFLCKKRYFGLPNYKIHLQFHTQNEIVKCVICSKICRTKEALKGHMEIHGTWKPLICPFCDHRFKTYASIEKHMNSHTNEKKFKCDYCLKEFKYLAGIRKHAYRHVAEYTFQCGVCGARFSNKQGLLRHRSNHANLARAVKAEMQVEDVVSFEKDFTDKDDSTSLRTQTMFQQDEMKADVPDLDSLLENCIVNQDSEASMDKDCETLDETNKLTDIADVNLQNLSNDQDKKIALSTDDSDSSSYDITSKGMNGDEWNMGDSEMFINTADLDNLDEILVKNSLKDTVDEQSILQSQDRNAIVENMPNPMIAETNRNSGSFMIDTESELDKQENARELNGIDLECHKTGQNLYIVKAELDED encoded by the coding sequence ATGGAATTTGAGGGTGAAGACTTCACATGCTCGTTGTGTGAAAGGTCCTATGACTCTAAGGAGGCTCTGTTACGCCATGAAAAACTGCACTTCAGGGAGCGTTCATTCGAATGCCATATCTGTAACAAGACTTTCTACACTGAGGGATATTTGAAAGATCATGTACAGCGTCATTCAGGTATTAAGAAATATCAGTGCGATCTATGTGATAAGTCTTTTGCGAATCCCGGTTACCTGAAAGTTCACAAACAGTGGCATAACAATGAGCGCAATAGGGAATGCTTTGTGTGTAAGAAGAGGTTTTTACATGCTACAAGTTATCAGTTACACATGCGAACGCACACCAATGAGCGTCCTGTGGCTTGTGATATATGTGGGAAAATGTGGAAATCTGCTTCGGACAAAAATCGCCATAAGAAAACAGTCCATAGCGATGAAAGGCCATATCCGTGCAAAATGTGCGATAAAGCGTTCAAGACGTCTGCTGGTCTTACGTCCCACATTGAAGTCCATAAAGATGTGAAACGAACTGCAAAATGTGATCTGTGTGGTAAAACTGTTCGCCTTTATGGATTAAGCCAGCATAAGAAAGACCATTTTGCTGAGAAGGTGTTTGCTTGCACACTTTGTCCAAAAAAGTTCAAGTCTAAACACCAGCTTAATATGCACCAACCCACACACACAGGGGAACAAAAATATGAGTGCGATATTTGTGGAATGGCATTTAGTTTCAACGCAAACAGAAATAGACACAGAAAAACCCATGAGGAGAACAGGTGCTACCGTTGTGATGTTTGCGGACATGGGTTCAGAAATAAGTCCACGCTTAGGACACATATGTGGATTCATACTCGTGAGGTTAAAAAATTCAAGTGCCATCTTTGTATTGCATCTTTCCCCGTACAACATCATCTGAATGTTCACATGAGGCTTCATACACCAAGTCACAAATACGCTTGCGAATTATGTGGGGTTCGCTACACAAACAAAACAGCTTTGATGACGCACAACTTGATGCACGAAGCGGAGAATGTTTCAGGTAATAAGAAGAGAAAGAAATTGGCTTACAATGAACTAAGAAGATTATCCAAAGATGATGagtctgaaacatattttagcaaaaGACGCAAAAGAAAAACTAAAGCAAAGTTGAATCTTAACAGAAACAGAAAGAAgacttatttaaaatttgaaaatgatgaacatgaggatggaaatagaaaaattgaACCATCctcaaaacagaaaatatttcacaaatgcTTCCTTTGTAAAAAGAGGTACTTCGGTTTACCCAATTACAAAATTCACTTACAGTTTCATActcaaaatgaaattgttaaatgtGTGATTTGCAGCAAAATATGTAGAACAAAAGAGGCTTTAAAAGGACACATGGAAATACATGGAACTTGGAAACCGCTGATTTGCCCATTTTGTGATCATCGGTTCAAGACTTACGCGAGCATTGAGAAACATATGAATAGTCATACAAATGAGAAGAAATTTAAGTGTGATTACTGCTTAAAAGAGTTCAAGTACCTTGCTGGTATAAGGAAGCATGCTTATAGGCATGTGGCTGAGTATACGTTTCAGTGTGGCGTGTGTGGTGCCAGGTTTTCAAACAAACAGGGACTGTTGCGACATCGGTCAAACCATGCTAACTTGGCAAGGGCTGTGAAAGCTGAAATGCAGGTAGAAGAtgtggtatcatttgaaaaggaCTTCACTGACAAAGATGATAGTACATCACTGAGGACACAGACAATGTTTCAACAAGATGAAATGAAAGCTGATGTTCCGGATTTAGACAGTCTTTTGGAAAATTGTATCGTAAATCAAGACAGTGAAGCAAGTATGGATAAAGATTGTGAAACATTGGATGAAACAAACAAGTTAACTGATATAGCTGATGTTAATTTACAAAACTTGTCCAATGACCAAGATAAAAAGATAGCACTTTCTACAGATGACAGCGACTCTAGCAGTTATGATATTACATCAAAGGGAATGAATGGTGATGAATGGAATATGGGTGACagtgaaatgtttataaacactGCTGATCTAGACAATCTTGATGAAATTCTAGTCAAAAATAGTCTCAAAGACACAGTTGATGAACAAAGCATACTGCAATCACAAGATAGAAATGCAATTGTTGAAAACATGCCTAATCCAATGATAGCTGAAACCAACAGAAACAGTGGAAGCTTCATGATTGATACTGAATCAGAATTGGACAAGCAAGAGAATGCAAGAGAACTGAATGGCATTGATCTTGAATGCCACAAAACTGGACAGAATTTGTACATTGTCAAGGCTGAACTGGACGAAGactaa